A DNA window from Microcystis aeruginosa NIES-843 contains the following coding sequences:
- a CDS encoding ATP phosphoribosyltransferase regulatory subunit: MIHQPPAGTRDLLPLEVTQKGWINDRLQSVFQRWGYQRIVTSTIEWLDTLTAGGAIDPSTVIQLHGDSQGLSGLRPELTASIARSAVTRMSGESYPQRLCYRANVFRRPSAGYHGRQVEFYQAGVELLFSGGLLADAEILLLLADCFDSLAVPNWQIILGEAGLTRSLLSPFPAPLREQVKRCLALLDYVSLENLPYPNETLRQQARQLFHLRGNPEDVLAQVALLAQEESAQKAVNNLKSLVELLNADRSGPFPLILDLSLIQTFDYYTGIVFKAVSDHQQNLSILGQGGRYDQLLGVFHPQGQSAPGIGFSLNIEELHESLLSGQTLPTQAAPLDWLLIPLGNNAQIATFSKARSLRNGDPNLRVAIDLGGRSEAQIRTYARDRMIKNLAWVQEDGSVSEESL, translated from the coding sequence ATGATTCATCAACCCCCGGCGGGGACAAGGGATTTATTACCCCTAGAAGTTACCCAAAAAGGCTGGATTAACGATCGCCTTCAGTCTGTCTTTCAGCGTTGGGGCTATCAAAGGATCGTCACCTCCACCATTGAATGGCTCGATACCCTCACCGCAGGCGGTGCGATCGATCCCAGCACCGTGATCCAACTCCACGGGGATAGTCAAGGACTATCGGGATTACGCCCCGAATTAACCGCTTCCATTGCCCGCAGTGCCGTCACCCGCATGAGTGGGGAGTCCTATCCCCAACGTCTCTGTTATCGGGCCAACGTTTTTCGTCGCCCTAGCGCCGGTTATCACGGTCGTCAAGTGGAATTCTATCAAGCGGGGGTAGAACTGCTCTTTTCTGGCGGTTTACTAGCTGATGCCGAGATTTTACTGCTCCTGGCCGACTGTTTCGATAGTTTGGCCGTCCCTAACTGGCAGATTATTTTAGGAGAAGCGGGTTTGACTCGTTCGCTACTTTCTCCCTTTCCGGCTCCCTTACGCGAACAGGTGAAACGCTGTTTAGCCCTCCTCGACTACGTTAGCCTCGAAAATCTTCCCTATCCCAACGAAACCCTCCGGCAGCAAGCCCGACAATTATTTCACCTGCGCGGTAATCCTGAGGATGTCCTCGCACAAGTGGCCCTATTAGCCCAGGAAGAATCAGCCCAAAAAGCCGTTAATAACCTTAAATCCCTAGTAGAGCTGCTTAATGCCGATCGCTCTGGGCCTTTCCCCCTAATTCTCGATTTAAGTCTGATTCAAACCTTTGATTACTACACCGGCATCGTTTTTAAGGCGGTTAGTGATCACCAGCAAAATCTCAGTATTTTAGGCCAGGGCGGACGCTATGATCAATTATTGGGCGTTTTTCATCCCCAGGGCCAATCGGCTCCGGGTATCGGTTTTTCCCTGAATATCGAAGAACTGCACGAAAGTTTATTATCGGGGCAGACTTTACCCACTCAAGCTGCCCCCCTCGACTGGTTACTTATCCCTTTGGGTAATAACGCCCAGATAGCGACTTTTAGTAAGGCTCGCTCCCTTCGCAACGGTGATCCTAATCTGAGGGTGGCGATCGATTTAGGGGGTCGCAGCGAGGCACAAATTCGTACCTATGCCCGCGATCGAATGATTAAAAATCTCGCCTGGGTGCAGGAAGATGGTTCCGTGAGCGAAGAATCTCTCTAA
- a CDS encoding Rpn family recombination-promoting nuclease/putative transposase has translation MKQPTANYDEPWKEALTEYFEAFLHFFFPEVHQLIDWTKIPESLEKELKRITASAKTKKRFADKLYKVWLLRGEEVWILIHIEIQSQYEENFPQRMYIYNYRAFDLYQKPVISLAILGDERVNWRPDSYNYTIAGCEVSLKFPTVKLLDYEESWSELETSSNPFAIIVMAHLKTKATTGKLPQREQWKWKLIRGLYEKEFEREQIIKLFEIIDNMMTLSPELQSSLESKIKQFEEERTMPLMSNMELRGIERGKEIGKEIGKEIGELRGIERGKEIGKEIGKEIGKEIGKEIGKEIGALENARNYVKTVLKTRLGDIPIEIEQAVDKISVLSILDELLKSALTVNSFDELHQLLEQ, from the coding sequence ATGAAACAACCAACCGCCAATTATGATGAACCCTGGAAAGAAGCATTAACCGAATATTTTGAAGCGTTTTTACATTTCTTCTTTCCTGAAGTTCACCAACTAATTGATTGGACAAAAATTCCCGAATCCCTAGAAAAAGAACTCAAACGGATTACCGCTTCAGCAAAGACAAAAAAACGTTTCGCTGACAAACTCTATAAAGTCTGGTTACTCAGGGGTGAAGAAGTCTGGATTTTGATTCATATTGAAATTCAAAGTCAATACGAAGAAAATTTCCCTCAGAGGATGTATATTTATAACTATCGGGCCTTTGATTTGTATCAGAAACCAGTTATCAGTCTCGCTATATTAGGGGATGAACGAGTAAATTGGCGACCAGATTCCTATAATTATACTATCGCTGGTTGTGAAGTCAGCCTCAAATTCCCAACGGTTAAATTACTGGACTATGAGGAAAGCTGGTCAGAACTAGAAACAAGTAGCAATCCTTTTGCGATAATAGTGATGGCACACCTAAAAACGAAAGCGACTACTGGGAAGCTGCCACAACGGGAACAGTGGAAGTGGAAGTTAATCAGGGGATTATATGAAAAGGAGTTCGAGAGAGAACAGATAATTAAACTGTTTGAAATCATCGACAATATGATGACTTTATCCCCTGAATTACAGTCAAGCTTAGAGAGTAAAATCAAACAATTTGAAGAGGAAAGAACCATGCCTTTAATGAGTAATATGGAGTTACGAGGAATAGAACGCGGTAAAGAAATAGGCAAGGAAATTGGTAAGGAAATTGGGGAGTTACGAGGGATAGAACGCGGTAAAGAAATAGGCAAGGAAATTGGTAAGGAAATTGGTAAGGAAATTGGTAAGGAAATTGGTAAGGAAATTGGAGCGTTAGAAAATGCTCGTAACTATGTTAAAACGGTGCTGAAAACGCGATTGGGTGATATTCCAATAGAAATTGAGCAAGCTGTGGATAAAATTTCTGTATTATCGATTTTAGACGAGTTACTGAAATCGGCATTAACCGTTAATTCTTTTGATGAGTTGCATCAACTTTTAGAACAATAG
- a CDS encoding IS630-like element ISMae23 family transposase, producing the protein MPAKDFLDLEEKKNLQKALKEEERAEVRERILMFLLLNDGKTQREIAEFIGCSLKTVAPWCVHGDPNNIESLEDGRKNGNHKKATEEYINLLLKIVDEDPKELGYEFGRWTAARLAEHLEKETGIKLSGSQVRRILRRKKYVYIWAKYSLEDKQDKKLRKAFKEKLDEYLKLAKEKPESIQVWFWDGAFKVATQVRHTAPHECGFSLRVIRRRAWTKKGKRKKVNGQRKRGRVNVMGALRYNDKKRVCFMIKKGNSETFHEQLKKLHEEIRQEWINLGNLPEDFREKGPKIIIILDNASYHKKKDVIEQVEKELPNIRLEFLPAYSPDYNLIELVWHSAKEYIANREFENKEELEKVVNQLLNEGGLIIKWSRKLKNKGNAVNVT; encoded by the coding sequence ATGCCAGCCAAAGATTTCCTAGACTTAGAAGAAAAGAAAAACTTACAAAAAGCTCTTAAAGAAGAAGAAAGAGCAGAGGTTAGGGAAAGAATTTTAATGTTTCTCTTGCTAAACGACGGAAAAACTCAACGAGAAATAGCTGAGTTTATTGGCTGTTCACTCAAAACAGTCGCCCCTTGGTGTGTTCATGGCGATCCTAACAATATAGAAAGTCTAGAAGATGGTAGAAAAAATGGAAATCATAAAAAAGCCACAGAGGAATATATTAATTTACTATTGAAAATAGTTGATGAAGACCCGAAGGAATTGGGATATGAATTCGGGAGATGGACAGCGGCAAGATTAGCAGAGCATCTAGAAAAGGAAACAGGAATTAAACTGAGTGGCTCGCAAGTGAGAAGAATATTGAGAAGAAAAAAGTATGTGTATATCTGGGCAAAATATAGTCTAGAAGATAAGCAAGACAAGAAATTAAGAAAAGCATTTAAAGAAAAATTAGATGAATATTTAAAGTTAGCGAAAGAAAAGCCAGAGTCAATCCAGGTATGGTTTTGGGACGGGGCTTTCAAGGTGGCGACGCAGGTTCGCCACACAGCCCCTCATGAGTGTGGATTTAGTTTGAGAGTAATAAGAAGGAGAGCTTGGACAAAAAAAGGAAAGCGAAAAAAAGTGAATGGGCAAAGAAAAAGAGGAAGGGTGAATGTGATGGGAGCCTTAAGATATAATGATAAAAAAAGAGTCTGTTTTATGATCAAAAAAGGAAATTCAGAAACTTTCCATGAACAATTAAAGAAACTTCATGAAGAGATTCGTCAAGAATGGATAAACTTGGGAAATCTGCCCGAAGATTTTCGAGAAAAGGGGCCGAAGATTATCATTATATTAGACAATGCTAGTTATCACAAAAAGAAAGATGTTATTGAGCAGGTGGAAAAAGAGTTGCCCAATATTAGGCTAGAGTTTTTACCAGCTTATAGTCCAGATTACAACCTAATAGAATTAGTGTGGCATTCCGCTAAAGAATACATAGCTAATCGAGAATTTGAAAATAAAGAAGAACTGGAAAAAGTAGTCAATCAGCTTTTAAATGAAGGGGGATTGATTATTAAATGGAGTAGAAAACTTAAAAATAAGGGTAATGCTGTCAATGTAACTTAA